A genome region from Labilibaculum antarcticum includes the following:
- the yedF gene encoding sulfurtransferase-like selenium metabolism protein YedF, protein MQRNTLIQVTQNGMGTGSEELGLKLITNYFKLLDADGRTPKIIVFYNAGVKLICENSPALEALQNISKKGVQLLACKTCLDYFNLSDQIKVGTVGSMPDIITLQADADKVINL, encoded by the coding sequence ATGCAACGAAATACATTAATTCAGGTTACTCAGAACGGAATGGGAACCGGCAGCGAAGAATTGGGTTTGAAATTAATTACCAATTACTTTAAACTACTGGATGCTGATGGCAGAACACCAAAAATCATTGTCTTTTACAATGCAGGAGTAAAGTTAATCTGTGAAAACTCTCCTGCTTTGGAAGCTTTACAAAATATCAGCAAAAAAGGAGTACAGCTTCTTGCCTGCAAAACCTGTTTGGATTATTTCAACTTATCTGATCAAATAAAAGTTGGAACAGTTGGAAGCATGCCTGATATCATAACCCTTCAGGCTGATGCCGATAAGGTTATTAATCTATAA
- the selD gene encoding selenide, water dikinase SelD, which yields METKKLTQFSPGAGCGCKISPKDLECILKSSSPLIPNPKMLVGNDTKDDAAVYDLGNGQALISTTDFFTPIVDDPYDFGRIAATNAISDIYAMGGKPIMALAILAWPLEKLSTDIAQKVVEGARDVCADAGIQLAGGHSIDIGDPVFGLSVNGLVATDRVKKNNTATPNCTLFLTKPLGIGVLTTAEKKQLIAHENNQIVVDLMCTLNKVGIIFGEQTYIKSMTDVTGFGLLGHLSEICEGSNVNAEIDYAAVPKIEGVEELIQQGCTPGGTRRNWASYGHLIGAITEDQKSLLCDPQTSGGLLVAVDDNHINEFVALAKSEGFDLNPIGKMVERTNSDAPYISVK from the coding sequence ATGGAAACAAAAAAATTAACCCAATTTAGTCCTGGAGCAGGCTGTGGTTGCAAAATATCACCTAAAGATCTGGAATGCATTTTGAAAAGCAGCAGTCCACTAATCCCCAATCCAAAAATGTTGGTGGGTAACGATACGAAGGATGATGCTGCAGTTTACGATTTGGGAAATGGGCAGGCTTTAATTAGCACAACCGATTTTTTCACTCCAATTGTTGATGATCCTTACGATTTTGGAAGAATTGCGGCAACGAATGCCATCAGCGATATCTATGCCATGGGCGGAAAACCAATTATGGCTTTGGCAATTTTGGCCTGGCCTTTGGAAAAACTATCTACTGATATTGCTCAAAAAGTAGTGGAAGGTGCCCGTGATGTTTGTGCTGATGCAGGAATTCAATTGGCCGGTGGTCATTCCATCGATATTGGCGATCCTGTTTTTGGACTATCGGTAAATGGACTTGTTGCCACCGATCGTGTAAAGAAAAACAATACCGCAACTCCAAATTGCACTCTTTTCCTTACCAAACCACTAGGAATTGGTGTGCTGACAACAGCCGAAAAAAAGCAATTAATTGCACATGAGAATAATCAAATCGTTGTCGATTTAATGTGTACTCTAAATAAGGTTGGAATCATTTTTGGTGAGCAAACCTATATCAAATCGATGACTGATGTTACTGGTTTTGGCTTATTGGGACATTTGAGTGAAATCTGCGAAGGCAGTAATGTAAACGCTGAAATTGATTATGCTGCCGTACCTAAAATTGAAGGTGTTGAAGAATTAATTCAACAAGGATGCACTCCTGGTGGAACCCGAAGAAACTGGGCTTCTTACGGACATTTAATTGGAGCAATTACCGAAGATCAGAAATCATTGCTTTGCGATCCGCAAACAAGTGGCGGCCTTTTGGTAGCTGTTGACGACAATCACATCAACGAGTTTGTTGCTTTGGCTAAAAGCGAAGGCTTCGATCTAAATCCGATTGGGAAAATGGTAGAGCGTACAAATTCAGATGCACCTTACATTAGCGTTAAATAA
- a CDS encoding histidine phosphatase family protein has protein sequence MIAIKNSFKVFPIAVLGFLLLGCSAQCNLPKEKKSLEQISKTNCDAFTCVSEVDTNLQDELKKQGKRMLQIYLIRHAKPNVKKNWFYSADEARQYVLDYNSAPIIPFDSSLVSVHLRPKHTIYCSSLPRSQETALKIFGDKFPIVSDSIFREFEIRMVSASSFFKMPLGIWQAFSRGSWMLGFNHRGIESHKEAKLRAKQAAENLIKVAHDEETAVLVAHGMLNGAISKELEKEGWKLIRRQGQVNLGATILVKIVDINE, from the coding sequence TTGATAGCGATTAAAAATAGTTTTAAAGTATTTCCAATAGCCGTTTTGGGATTTTTACTCTTGGGTTGTTCTGCTCAATGTAATTTACCGAAGGAGAAAAAGTCGCTTGAACAGATTTCTAAAACTAATTGTGATGCTTTTACCTGTGTTTCGGAAGTGGATACAAATCTTCAAGATGAGCTGAAGAAGCAAGGAAAGCGAATGCTTCAAATTTATTTAATTCGCCACGCCAAACCCAACGTGAAAAAGAATTGGTTTTATTCGGCTGATGAGGCCAGACAGTATGTACTTGATTATAATTCCGCGCCAATCATTCCTTTCGATTCGTCACTTGTGTCTGTTCATTTAAGACCAAAGCACACAATTTATTGCTCCAGTTTACCACGTTCGCAGGAAACGGCATTAAAAATTTTTGGAGATAAATTTCCTATTGTTTCTGATTCTATATTTCGGGAATTTGAAATTAGAATGGTATCAGCGAGTAGCTTTTTTAAAATGCCACTGGGCATTTGGCAGGCTTTTAGTCGCGGAAGCTGGATGCTCGGGTTTAATCATCGGGGAATCGAAAGTCATAAGGAGGCAAAGCTTCGAGCCAAACAAGCCGCTGAAAACTTAATTAAAGTTGCTCATGATGAGGAAACAGCAGTTCTCGTTGCTCATGGCATGCTGAATGGCGCAATAAGCAAAGAATTGGAGAAGGAAGGATGGAAGTTGATTCGAAGGCAAGGGCAGGTTAACCTGGGTGCAACCATCCTTGTTAAGATTGTTGATATTAATGAATGA